One Mytilus trossulus isolate FHL-02 chromosome 5, PNRI_Mtr1.1.1.hap1, whole genome shotgun sequence DNA segment encodes these proteins:
- the LOC134718926 gene encoding uncharacterized protein LOC134718926, translating into MHYALSDSNVKDLQEKCDHTHDECCELCTVMSSVIDDLEQIVIDGTFPSEEMKTEYLHGFQSCKEKVFQWKQHVLRTVSQEQAKHLVLENLLPNEIFIVMDWAMKFLPWFDREKQTDFYGKKGIKWHVSVVLSRGIDMKINTDCYVHLFDSIPQGWYAVASIIESLLNCIKSKDETKDTVYLRSDNASCYHCGPLMAAIPEISQRTGINISRYDFSEAQSGKDICDRRTAPMKIHAKRFGNEGNNITTAEELKRALESYSGIMNTHVYVAEVDFSAQTMKKCSIPNINMYNNFSFEIGGLRMWQAYGVGIGVFISSRDLKKMSNGKQDETNLKILEMPKVTRIGKSKIRPRKSLKRKHSETNNEKERNETGDVEDNIEEINEENTEENAASHEQMNETDDYTCGECGLTFVSLHEYNIHQDIGNHKIRHADRVKTFWSSKCTNIKESMTSVFFKSN; encoded by the exons ATGCATTATGCTCTTAGTGATTCAAACGTAAAAGATTTACAAGAGAAATGTGATCATACACATGACGAATGTTGTGAACTGTGTACAGTTATGAGCTCTGTAATTGATGACCTAGAGCAGATTGTTATAGATGGAACATTTCCATCAGAAGAAATGAAAACTGAATATCTGCATGGCTTCCAAAGCTGCAAGGAAAAAGTGTTTCAGTGGAAGCAACATGTATTGAGAACAGTCAGTCAAGAACAGGCAAAACATTTGGTTCTTGAGAATCTTCttccaaatgaaatttttatagttATGGATTGGGCCATGAAATTTCTTCCATGGTTTGACCGTGAAAAGCAAACTGATTTTTATGGTAAAAAGGGAATTAAGTGGCATGTAAGTGTTGTATTATCCAGAGGTATTGATATGAAAATCAATACTGACTGTTATGTACATTTGTTTGACAGTATCCCCCAAGGATGGTATGCTGTTGCTTCAATAATTGAGAGCTTATTAAACTGCATAAAAAGCAAAGATGAAACTAAAGATACAGTATATCTTCGTAGTGATAATGCCTCCTGTTATCACTGTGGACCACTGATGGCTGCTATTCCAGAAATTTCTCAAAGAACAGGGATAAACATTTCTCGGTACGATTTCAGTGAAGCTCAAAGCGGTAAGGATATTTGCGACAGAAGAACTGCTCCAATGAAGATACATGCAAAACGGTTTGGAAATGAAGGGAACAATATTACAACTGCAGAAGAGTTGAAAAGAGCCCTTGAAAGTTATAGTGGTATCATGAACACACATGTGTATGTTGCTGAAGTTGATTTTAGTGCACAGACTATGAAAAAATGTTCCATACCAAACATAAATATGTACAACAATTTCAGCTTTGAGATTGGAGGTCTTAGAATGTGGCAAGCTTATGGTGTTGGCATAGGTGTCTTCATTTCATCTAGGGATTTGAAGAAGATGTCAAATGGAAAACAAGATGAAACAAATCTTAAG ATACTGGAAATGCCAAAAGTTACTAGAATAGGAAAGAGTAAAATAAGACCAAGAAAGAGCCTTAAGAGGAAGCACAGtgaaacaaataatgaaaag GAAAGAAATGAAACAGGAGATGTTGAAGACAATATAGAGGAAATAAATGAGGAGAACACAGAGGAAAATGCTGCTAGTCATGAACAGATGAATGAG aCTGATGACTATACTTGTGGTGAATGTGGTCTTACATTTGTTAGTCTACATGAATATAACATTCACCAGGACATTGGAAATCATAAGATCAGGCATGCAGATCGAGTAAAAACTTTTTGGAGTAGTAAATGCACAAACATAAAAGAGTCAATGACaagtgtttttttcaaaagcaaCTGA